A portion of the Acidobacteriaceae bacterium genome contains these proteins:
- a CDS encoding glycoside hydrolase family 5 protein: MKRYLKFGLACVGLAGSLAAAAQTPQNALAFERAAHLKHGINTSIWFAQSPNNYSVDRLRTFTTEKDLQLIAKLGFDHIRLSIDAVPLTAWQHDDPAGKAFVAELDRVVDAAIADKLAVIIDVHPEDPYKHDLLQGDASIKALDDLWHTLAQHYASKGASEVYFELMNESQQTDGVRWGTIQAGLVDTIRSVDKVHTIIATGPHWSGLEDLLSSEPLKDSNVIYTFHDYEPFAFTHQGSTWAMSELPPLRAVPYPATLKDVSPNLNQEPSLQGRLYVTKYALDHWDAKRIDALLAFAETWSKDHGVPVYCGEFGVFRPYAEAKDRQRWIRDTRTSLERHGIGWAMWDYQTDFGLVTKKDGKTEVDKGVLNALGLKE; this comes from the coding sequence ATGAAGAGATATCTCAAGTTCGGACTGGCGTGTGTTGGTCTTGCCGGAAGTCTTGCGGCAGCAGCGCAGACGCCGCAGAATGCGTTGGCGTTCGAGCGTGCCGCGCATCTGAAGCACGGCATCAACACCAGTATCTGGTTCGCACAGTCGCCGAACAACTACAGCGTAGACCGACTCCGCACCTTCACTACGGAGAAGGACCTGCAACTCATCGCGAAGCTGGGTTTCGACCACATTCGTCTCAGCATCGATGCAGTGCCACTGACGGCGTGGCAGCATGATGACCCTGCAGGAAAGGCCTTTGTCGCGGAGTTGGATCGTGTAGTCGATGCTGCGATCGCGGATAAGCTCGCGGTCATCATCGATGTACATCCGGAGGACCCTTACAAACACGATCTTCTGCAAGGCGATGCCTCTATCAAGGCGCTCGATGATCTGTGGCATACGCTTGCGCAGCACTATGCCTCAAAGGGCGCGAGCGAGGTGTACTTCGAGCTGATGAATGAATCGCAGCAGACGGACGGAGTCCGGTGGGGAACTATCCAGGCCGGTCTTGTCGACACTATCCGGAGCGTAGATAAGGTGCACACGATCATCGCGACGGGACCACACTGGTCAGGTCTTGAAGACCTTCTTAGCTCTGAACCACTCAAGGATTCCAATGTCATCTACACCTTTCATGACTACGAGCCCTTCGCGTTTACGCATCAGGGTTCGACCTGGGCGATGTCCGAGCTACCTCCTTTGCGAGCGGTTCCGTACCCTGCAACGTTGAAAGACGTCAGCCCCAATTTGAATCAAGAGCCCTCGCTTCAAGGCAGGCTCTACGTGACAAAGTATGCGCTCGATCACTGGGACGCGAAGCGCATCGACGCCTTGCTCGCGTTTGCCGAAACGTGGTCGAAGGATCATGGCGTGCCTGTGTACTGCGGGGAGTTCGGTGTCTTCCGTCCTTACGCAGAGGCAAAAGATCGTCAGCGGTGGATTCGTGACACACGCACCTCGCTGGAGCGTCACGGCATCGGCTGGGCGATGTGGGATTACCAGACGGATTTCGGCCTTGTGACGAAGAAAGACGGTAAGACCGAAGTCGATAAGGGTGTGCTGAATGCACTCGGCCTCAAGGAATAG
- a CDS encoding Ig-like domain repeat protein: MIRVKEVFKRIKVVGCAVLAGATAFAAEGAAQAQSTPLYLISQTTAVNAAATAGYGTPIGNMVADKFGNVYAPDLYASRVLEFPANGGAAIVVFSEKNPSTLVGGVGMDASGALYVTLVYGPAGATDSGVYRLPLTTSGIQPYVYTGAAPPICTAGATTACTYGNFVQTAGYYYFGQAIAFDGTGNGYFAMSGGGIGANVILQCNAACASDTGNASVYLNSLPSAPTSIAASAGGDLYWVDGHSVYYSKSASGTYSVFDGTLGAATGVSFDRAGNLYVSGGAGTYEYPLISGVLVSSSKFLVSNQTSTAGPAIDNNGNIFTAPYYGAVMETSLFNANLGSSPVGTAAAPTTLTVNFISPGTIASITASGNTGSSAEYVVSANTCNGAAQPINGSCTFAVTFTPSAVGIRRGGVVITDTAGNTTTAYLTGVGTGTGFAVDPGTPSTVTSALKAPSGMTVDASKSLYVADATAGTVTRYPTGSSTGTVVASSLNKPTGVALDASGNLLVVEQGANDVRVFARSATSSTGFATTSTVFASGLNAPTDVVASGLGVVFVSNTGAHEVRQYPNPSRLPSMSQYASYGISLNAPAGLAVDSQGDLFIADTAGNQVVEISSTGVQTSLGSGLSAPTGVAAEASGSIIIADQGNGRLVRIPYEAAGLTTTDEVVLPQPVVNPYAVRLASDGTLFVSDNQGAVVDSLSRTAGTVNFGISNVNTLSASQAIIVSSTGTNPLTLGTPFYAAVPANTGFTLTAGVVGTPCTSGTLASGADCSLSSTFDPTTTGAKTYAVPFNTTAINTSSPSVTLTGQGVQLVAVNITVAQTPAGAVSYGTSVKLTATVASAGTSTGTPTGNLIFTIDGTAYKAIVLANGQASLTLSSLSTGTHTVVASYGGDATFASGSVTAASIVVNPATTTGTLTIAASGLTPLSAATTDTVTLTTTIMPSIAGTLNGTVTYYTGTTVLGTATVNQTNPVSATYPAGQYAAILTLSGLNPGAYPIYAVFTPAANYTGFTTPAQTLTIVSAPTYGITEDTTTLTASATQYGIANLTVSSYAGFQAGVSLSCSGLPVNSYCIFRPASVSLTSSGTSIPQQLTQMQVRVDQNPTNINSAAGFGLIGGALAFTLLLALRRNHSAKKLVSCSLVFAAVSMTAAMVTACGSSNTPYPTPAGTYTIKLQSTATPLVNGAAPVVYNIARIKVATVNGVNVAHIITTATNSFTTGNVIQISGNSNAAFNGSFTVLGTSVDNDPNDAPYTGVAQVDISAGSVAVGTTSTGGALRQSNVSIPDQTFTLIVK; this comes from the coding sequence ATGATCAGGGTCAAAGAAGTTTTCAAACGAATCAAGGTCGTCGGTTGTGCAGTCCTTGCGGGCGCGACCGCTTTCGCAGCGGAAGGCGCGGCGCAGGCGCAGTCGACGCCGTTGTATCTCATATCTCAAACCACCGCCGTCAACGCAGCTGCGACGGCAGGGTACGGTACTCCGATCGGCAACATGGTTGCGGACAAGTTCGGCAACGTCTACGCGCCGGACCTCTACGCGTCGCGGGTGCTGGAGTTTCCGGCCAATGGCGGGGCTGCCATCGTCGTGTTCTCGGAAAAGAACCCGAGTACGCTTGTGGGCGGTGTCGGCATGGACGCCTCAGGCGCGCTATACGTCACGCTCGTCTATGGTCCTGCAGGCGCCACAGACTCGGGTGTCTATCGTCTTCCTCTGACCACATCCGGCATTCAGCCGTATGTCTACACGGGTGCTGCGCCACCCATCTGCACCGCAGGCGCTACGACCGCATGCACGTATGGCAATTTCGTGCAGACCGCGGGCTACTATTACTTCGGCCAGGCCATCGCGTTCGACGGCACGGGTAATGGCTACTTTGCGATGTCCGGCGGCGGTATCGGCGCGAACGTCATCCTCCAGTGCAATGCTGCATGCGCCTCAGACACCGGGAACGCATCGGTCTACCTCAATTCGCTTCCTTCTGCTCCGACTTCGATCGCTGCGTCTGCCGGTGGCGATCTCTACTGGGTGGATGGACATAGCGTCTACTACTCGAAGTCTGCCTCGGGCACGTACTCGGTCTTCGACGGCACTCTGGGTGCGGCGACGGGCGTCAGCTTCGACCGCGCCGGAAACCTGTACGTCTCCGGCGGCGCGGGGACATACGAGTACCCGTTGATCAGTGGCGTGCTTGTCTCATCCTCGAAGTTCCTGGTTTCCAACCAGACGTCTACCGCTGGCCCTGCCATCGACAACAACGGAAACATCTTCACCGCGCCCTACTACGGTGCGGTCATGGAAACCTCGCTCTTCAACGCAAATCTTGGCTCTTCGCCGGTGGGCACAGCGGCTGCACCGACAACGCTCACGGTCAACTTCATCTCGCCGGGAACAATTGCCTCGATCACCGCCTCCGGTAACACCGGCTCTTCCGCTGAGTATGTCGTGAGCGCCAACACCTGCAACGGTGCAGCGCAACCGATCAACGGAAGCTGCACCTTCGCTGTGACCTTCACGCCGAGTGCCGTTGGTATTCGCCGTGGCGGGGTTGTCATCACAGACACCGCAGGTAACACCACGACGGCATATCTCACGGGCGTCGGCACGGGCACAGGTTTTGCCGTTGACCCGGGCACTCCCTCCACCGTGACGAGCGCGCTCAAAGCGCCTTCGGGCATGACTGTCGACGCGTCGAAGTCGCTCTACGTGGCGGACGCCACTGCGGGCACTGTCACTCGCTATCCCACGGGTTCTTCCACGGGCACCGTTGTCGCTTCGAGCCTGAACAAGCCGACAGGCGTTGCGCTCGATGCTTCGGGCAATCTGCTGGTGGTGGAACAGGGCGCGAACGACGTTCGAGTATTCGCTCGTTCGGCAACCAGCTCCACGGGATTTGCCACGACGTCCACCGTCTTCGCCTCAGGCCTGAATGCGCCGACCGATGTCGTTGCCTCAGGGCTCGGAGTGGTCTTCGTGTCGAATACAGGCGCGCATGAGGTGCGTCAGTATCCGAACCCCTCGCGTCTTCCTTCCATGTCGCAGTATGCAAGCTACGGCATTTCGTTGAACGCTCCTGCGGGCCTCGCAGTGGATTCGCAGGGTGACTTGTTCATCGCGGACACTGCAGGCAATCAGGTCGTTGAAATCTCTTCGACTGGCGTGCAGACCTCACTCGGAAGCGGACTCAGTGCGCCGACCGGCGTTGCTGCAGAGGCTTCCGGCAGCATCATCATCGCGGACCAGGGCAACGGTCGTCTGGTGCGCATCCCTTACGAGGCCGCAGGTCTCACAACTACGGATGAGGTTGTTCTTCCTCAGCCTGTCGTCAATCCATATGCGGTTCGTCTGGCCTCTGACGGAACGCTGTTTGTCTCCGACAATCAGGGTGCTGTGGTGGACAGCCTCAGCCGCACTGCGGGCACGGTGAACTTCGGCATCAGCAACGTCAACACGCTCTCGGCCTCGCAGGCGATCATCGTATCGAGCACAGGTACGAATCCTTTGACGCTGGGAACGCCGTTCTACGCTGCGGTTCCTGCTAACACTGGCTTTACGCTCACGGCAGGTGTCGTAGGAACACCTTGCACCAGCGGCACGCTTGCCTCGGGTGCGGACTGCAGCCTTAGCTCCACCTTCGATCCGACAACCACCGGCGCCAAGACATACGCTGTTCCTTTCAACACCACCGCTATCAACACCTCTTCGCCTTCGGTCACGCTGACGGGGCAGGGCGTGCAACTCGTGGCGGTGAACATCACGGTGGCTCAGACCCCTGCCGGTGCTGTCTCGTATGGCACCAGCGTGAAGCTCACGGCGACCGTGGCTTCGGCGGGTACTTCTACCGGGACGCCAACGGGCAACCTCATCTTCACCATCGACGGTACGGCGTATAAGGCGATTGTGCTGGCTAACGGACAGGCTTCTTTGACTCTGTCCTCGTTGTCGACGGGAACCCACACAGTTGTGGCAAGCTATGGCGGCGATGCGACGTTTGCGTCGGGAAGCGTGACCGCCGCTTCGATCGTGGTGAACCCGGCGACGACCACGGGTACCTTGACGATTGCTGCCAGCGGCCTTACGCCGCTGTCGGCAGCCACCACGGATACCGTCACACTCACCACGACGATTATGCCGTCGATCGCTGGAACGCTGAACGGAACGGTGACCTACTACACCGGCACCACAGTGCTCGGCACGGCGACGGTCAACCAGACCAACCCTGTGAGTGCCACGTATCCCGCAGGGCAGTATGCGGCGATTCTGACGCTTTCAGGACTCAACCCCGGCGCGTACCCGATCTACGCGGTCTTCACACCGGCAGCGAACTACACCGGCTTTACGACACCGGCGCAGACGTTGACCATCGTCTCCGCTCCGACGTACGGCATTACAGAGGACACGACGACTCTCACTGCAAGTGCAACACAGTACGGTATCGCGAACCTGACCGTGAGTTCTTACGCGGGCTTCCAGGCAGGCGTTTCTCTTAGCTGCTCTGGTCTGCCGGTGAACTCTTACTGCATCTTCCGCCCTGCGTCCGTGTCGCTCACCTCGAGCGGAACGAGCATTCCTCAGCAGCTCACCCAGATGCAGGTTCGAGTCGATCAGAACCCGACCAACATCAACAGTGCTGCGGGTTTCGGGCTCATCGGAGGCGCACTTGCCTTCACGTTGCTGCTCGCGCTGCGCAGGAATCACTCGGCTAAGAAGTTGGTGAGCTGCTCGCTGGTCTTCGCCGCTGTCTCGATGACTGCGGCCATGGTTACGGCCTGCGGCTCCAGCAACACGCCCTATCCCACGCCTGCGGGTACGTACACGATCAAGCTGCAGTCCACGGCAACTCCGTTGGTGAACGGTGCAGCTCCGGTCGTGTACAACATCGCTCGTATCAAGGTCGCCACGGTGAATGGCGTGAACGTTGCGCACATCATCACAACAGCCACCAACTCGTTTACCACTGGCAACGTCATCCAGATATCCGGGAACTCGAACGCCGCCTTCAATGGCTCGTTCACCGTTCTCGGAACCTCGGTGGATAACGATCCGAACGACGCACCATACACAGGTGTGGCGCAAGTCGATATCTCCGCGGGCAGCGTTGCGGTCGGTACGACTTCCACCGGTGGTGCGCTGCGTCAATCCAACGTCAGCATCCCCGATCAAACCTTCACGCTGATCGTGAAGTAA
- a CDS encoding GH1 family beta-glucosidase, whose protein sequence is MITRRTFNKLASFASVLASANPAKALLTPEDSRAAHGALFPKGFLWGTATASYQVEGAVNEDGRGPSIWDTFSHTPGKVHGGDTGDIADDFFHRYASDIALMRELGLKTFRFSLSWSRIFPTGSGKPNPKGLDFYNKLIDALLAAGIQPYCTLYHWDLPQPLQDAGGWENRDTALHFADYASYVLPRLSDRVKNFMTMNEIRTFVELGYGIGTHAPGLTVGSKRLAQLNHHAVLGHGLAVQAARAHAKPGTKVGIADNIEATCPILSSPEEIAAARRAMREQNASYLSVILDGRYSDLYLSNLGPNAPHFTDDELRIIHSPMDYVGLNIYQPTWVRAADNRAGYDKVPNPGSYPHMESPWLTFGPEAIYWGPKLVHDLWKPREMFITENGASSADVVAPNGEVYDTDRAMYLRAYLLRLQQAIAEGVPVRGYFLWSLLDNFEWADGYDKRFGVTYVDFATQKRTPKLSSKFYKQVVSTNAVV, encoded by the coding sequence ATGATTACAAGACGAACATTCAATAAGCTCGCGTCCTTCGCCTCTGTGCTCGCTTCGGCGAACCCGGCAAAGGCTCTGCTGACTCCGGAAGATTCGCGCGCCGCCCACGGCGCTTTGTTTCCGAAGGGCTTCTTGTGGGGAACAGCAACGGCCTCCTATCAGGTGGAGGGAGCGGTGAACGAAGATGGGCGCGGACCGTCGATCTGGGACACGTTTTCGCACACACCGGGTAAGGTGCATGGCGGCGATACAGGCGACATTGCGGATGACTTCTTCCATCGCTATGCAAGCGATATCGCGCTGATGCGTGAGCTTGGGCTGAAGACATTTCGCTTCTCGTTGTCGTGGTCGCGCATCTTTCCGACGGGATCTGGCAAGCCCAACCCCAAGGGGCTCGACTTCTACAACAAGTTGATTGATGCCTTGCTCGCGGCTGGCATTCAGCCATACTGCACGCTGTATCACTGGGACCTCCCACAGCCTCTACAGGACGCGGGCGGTTGGGAAAATCGCGACACGGCTCTCCACTTTGCGGACTACGCCAGCTATGTACTGCCGCGTCTCTCGGATCGCGTGAAGAACTTCATGACGATGAATGAGATCCGCACGTTCGTCGAACTCGGTTATGGCATCGGCACACACGCTCCGGGACTCACCGTCGGGAGCAAGCGGCTCGCGCAACTCAATCACCATGCGGTGTTGGGGCATGGCCTTGCCGTGCAGGCTGCCCGTGCCCATGCCAAGCCCGGAACAAAGGTAGGCATTGCCGACAACATCGAAGCTACCTGCCCGATCCTTTCGTCGCCGGAAGAGATCGCTGCTGCACGACGAGCCATGCGCGAGCAGAATGCGAGCTACCTCTCGGTGATTCTCGACGGGCGGTACAGCGATCTCTACCTGTCGAACCTGGGGCCGAACGCTCCGCATTTCACTGACGATGAGCTTCGCATCATCCATTCACCGATGGACTATGTGGGCCTGAATATCTATCAGCCCACCTGGGTGCGGGCCGCTGACAATCGCGCGGGGTATGACAAGGTACCGAACCCTGGCTCTTATCCGCACATGGAGAGCCCGTGGCTCACGTTCGGCCCTGAGGCGATCTATTGGGGGCCAAAGCTTGTGCATGATCTCTGGAAGCCGCGAGAGATGTTCATCACGGAGAACGGTGCATCCTCTGCCGATGTGGTTGCGCCCAACGGCGAAGTCTACGACACCGACCGCGCCATGTATCTCCGCGCTTATCTGCTTCGCCTCCAGCAGGCAATCGCTGAAGGCGTTCCTGTGCGCGGGTACTTCCTTTGGAGTCTGCTCGACAACTTTGAATGGGCCGATGGCTATGACAAGCGATTCGGTGTCACCTACGTCGACTTTGCAACGCAGAAGCGCACACCAAAGTTGAGTTCCAAGTTCTACAAACAGGTCGTCTCGACCAACGCTGTTGTTTGA
- a CDS encoding sialate O-acetylesterase, with translation MLLTSLCCAAGHASVRLPHLLSDHAVLQRDRPIHVWGWASPNVRLKVALHGQSSETLANPLGEWSVYLKPESAGGPYTLLITGDGEEVKLQDLLIGDVWLASGQSNMQFPLQGFTGAPMKDQAAEIAASTHPRIRLLRVEQGGSDTPKADQPSVWKECIPENAKDFSAVAYFFGREISGLQNVPVGLIDSAYGGTPADSWLSLHAYGADASLQPALATWSRFADEQANLSDVIAIEREEDATAVREGKPKPSHPWHPFAQSWQPSALYNAMIAPLTPYAIRGFLWYQGETNSAPDRAPHYQSTLSALIRDWRNRFDQGNLPFLYVQISSFSSPSEDWAMLRDQQRRALDNANTAMSVTIDVGEATNVHPADKQTVGARLALAARHLVYGENLVSSGPLFRQATAEMNADGSKSMRVWFDDAHSLSSRGAPLSSFEVAGADHKFVPAEAAIEGDTVLVKAAAVQDPRFVRFGWSSVVESNLYNEAGLPASTFTSEP, from the coding sequence ATGTTGCTCACCAGCCTCTGCTGTGCGGCGGGTCATGCGAGCGTGCGCTTGCCGCATCTGCTGTCGGATCATGCGGTGTTGCAGCGCGATCGCCCCATCCACGTTTGGGGATGGGCCTCGCCCAACGTGCGTTTAAAAGTGGCATTGCATGGACAGAGTAGTGAGACCCTAGCGAACCCGCTCGGCGAGTGGAGCGTCTATCTCAAACCTGAGAGTGCTGGCGGTCCCTATACGCTCTTGATCACCGGAGACGGTGAAGAGGTGAAGCTACAAGACCTTCTCATTGGTGACGTCTGGCTGGCTTCAGGACAAAGCAACATGCAGTTCCCATTGCAAGGCTTCACGGGCGCTCCCATGAAAGATCAAGCTGCAGAGATTGCAGCTTCGACGCATCCGCGCATTCGTTTGCTGCGCGTGGAGCAGGGAGGCAGCGATACTCCGAAGGCCGATCAGCCGAGTGTCTGGAAAGAGTGCATTCCTGAGAATGCCAAAGATTTCTCTGCTGTCGCTTACTTCTTTGGCAGGGAAATCTCCGGCCTGCAGAACGTTCCCGTGGGATTGATCGACAGCGCCTATGGTGGAACGCCTGCGGACTCCTGGTTGTCACTGCACGCGTATGGCGCGGACGCATCCCTGCAGCCCGCGCTGGCAACGTGGTCACGTTTCGCGGACGAACAAGCGAATCTGAGTGATGTGATCGCGATTGAGCGTGAAGAGGACGCGACCGCGGTGCGTGAGGGCAAGCCTAAGCCGTCGCATCCGTGGCATCCCTTCGCGCAGTCCTGGCAACCGTCCGCTCTCTACAACGCGATGATCGCTCCGTTGACTCCGTATGCGATTCGCGGATTCCTCTGGTATCAGGGCGAGACGAACTCTGCGCCGGATCGCGCACCGCATTATCAGAGCACGCTCAGTGCGTTGATTCGCGACTGGCGCAATCGCTTCGATCAAGGCAATCTTCCGTTTCTCTACGTGCAGATATCCAGCTTCTCATCGCCCAGCGAAGATTGGGCGATGCTGCGCGATCAACAACGACGGGCTCTTGATAACGCGAATACCGCGATGTCTGTCACCATTGACGTCGGCGAAGCTACGAACGTCCATCCTGCGGACAAGCAGACGGTCGGAGCACGTCTTGCTTTAGCCGCGAGGCATCTCGTGTATGGCGAGAACCTCGTATCGAGCGGTCCGCTCTTTCGACAGGCGACGGCGGAGATGAACGCCGACGGCTCGAAGAGCATGCGTGTCTGGTTCGATGATGCCCACAGCCTTTCCTCGCGTGGCGCGCCTCTGAGTTCGTTTGAAGTGGCAGGCGCAGATCACAAGTTCGTTCCCGCAGAAGCGGCGATCGAAGGCGATACGGTTCTGGTGAAAGCTGCCGCTGTTCAGGACCCTCGCTTCGTCCGTTTCGGCTGGAGCAGTGTGGTTGAGAGCAATCTCTACAACGAGGCCGGGCTTCCCGCCTCCACCTTCACCTCTGAGCCGTAA
- a CDS encoding cellulase family glycosylhydrolase, translating to MTRKLPATAVLSSLLLLPLTQSAQSQEMKPAVPAARIINADVRAAKQPVDRFFALSVGSDYPGTLRRAEDQEQLKLVVKELGFRYLRFHDIFDDVLGTVHKTDHGVTYDWKGIDALYDQLLGKGIKPFVELGFTPSALKTSDQTIFYWKGNTSHPQRDGWNSLITAFVTHLEARYGKAEVRSWFFEVWNEPNLAGFWEGADQAAYFQLFDDTSNAIKAVDPSLRVGGPATAGGAWPDAFLAHVKKSGAKVDFLSTHTYGVDGGFLDENGVADTKLSTSPDAVLGDVRNTRKQVEASAYPGLPIYFTEWSTSYTDRDPVHDAYVSAPYILTKLKGAQGYVQGMSYWTYTDLFEEPGPPPSSFHGGFGLLNREGIRKPAFFAYKYLNALQGLAVPVADSAAMIAKEGDDVHAVIWSFELPDQHESDHPYYTRVHPSHAVAPVSVNLEHMQPKETYSVEIHRTGFHANDAYSAYLEMGAPKDLSPAQVQKLNALTADKPESRKSLVADAAGTLHVDFPMNSNDVVQLIVTPLQEASAKNKIGAGRQVKN from the coding sequence ATGACTCGAAAACTTCCAGCGACAGCGGTTCTTTCGTCGCTCTTACTCTTGCCGCTCACACAAAGCGCTCAGTCGCAGGAGATGAAGCCTGCAGTCCCAGCCGCTCGCATCATCAACGCAGATGTCCGTGCAGCGAAGCAGCCCGTCGACCGCTTCTTCGCTCTCTCTGTTGGCTCGGATTATCCGGGCACGCTGCGCCGCGCCGAGGACCAGGAACAGCTGAAGCTCGTGGTGAAGGAGCTCGGCTTCCGTTACCTTCGCTTCCACGACATCTTCGATGACGTCCTCGGTACGGTTCACAAAACAGACCACGGGGTGACGTATGACTGGAAGGGCATTGATGCTCTCTATGATCAGCTTCTCGGCAAGGGAATCAAGCCATTCGTCGAGTTGGGATTCACGCCCTCAGCGTTGAAGACATCGGACCAGACGATCTTCTATTGGAAGGGCAATACCTCGCATCCGCAGCGCGATGGGTGGAACAGTCTCATCACTGCCTTCGTGACGCATCTCGAAGCGCGTTACGGCAAGGCTGAAGTGCGCTCGTGGTTCTTCGAGGTGTGGAATGAACCCAACCTTGCCGGATTCTGGGAGGGTGCGGACCAGGCGGCCTACTTTCAACTCTTCGACGATACGAGCAATGCGATCAAGGCCGTGGACCCTTCGCTACGCGTAGGCGGCCCCGCAACGGCAGGCGGAGCGTGGCCGGATGCGTTTCTCGCTCATGTCAAGAAGAGCGGCGCGAAGGTAGATTTTCTCTCGACCCATACTTATGGCGTGGATGGCGGTTTCCTCGACGAGAACGGTGTTGCGGACACGAAGCTGTCGACATCGCCTGATGCCGTCCTTGGGGATGTCCGCAACACGCGCAAACAGGTCGAAGCGTCCGCTTATCCGGGCCTGCCGATCTACTTCACGGAGTGGAGCACCAGTTACACCGATCGCGATCCGGTCCACGACGCATACGTCAGCGCTCCATACATCCTTACGAAGCTGAAGGGCGCGCAAGGCTACGTGCAGGGCATGAGCTACTGGACCTACACCGACCTTTTCGAAGAGCCAGGGCCGCCGCCATCCTCGTTCCACGGAGGCTTCGGTCTGCTCAATCGTGAGGGGATTCGCAAGCCTGCGTTCTTTGCATACAAGTACCTGAACGCCCTGCAGGGGCTCGCGGTTCCTGTGGCCGATAGCGCCGCAATGATTGCAAAAGAGGGTGACGATGTTCATGCCGTGATCTGGAGCTTTGAGTTGCCTGATCAACATGAGAGTGATCATCCGTACTACACGAGGGTGCATCCTTCGCACGCCGTCGCACCGGTGAGCGTGAACCTCGAGCACATGCAGCCCAAGGAAACGTACAGCGTGGAGATTCATCGCACGGGCTTCCACGCGAACGATGCGTACTCGGCCTACCTGGAAATGGGAGCTCCGAAGGACCTCTCTCCCGCTCAGGTGCAGAAGCTCAACGCGCTCACGGCAGACAAGCCTGAAAGCCGCAAGAGCCTCGTTGCCGACGCCGCAGGCACGCTGCACGTGGACTTCCCGATGAACTCGAACGACGTTGTGCAGCTCATTGTGACGCCGCTGCAGGAGGCATCGGCGAAGAACAAGATCGGCGCGGGAAGGCAGGTGAAGAACTAA